Part of the Etheostoma spectabile isolate EspeVRDwgs_2016 chromosome 21, UIUC_Espe_1.0, whole genome shotgun sequence genome is shown below.
GTGCCGTTACAGTGCTGTTACAGGCATTCCCTGGCTGCAATAAAAATCCGATCTGAAAATGctaaccaatcagagcggaCTGGGCTTATTTGGACAGGCGAGACAGGCGCTAAACCTGAgagtttcagacagagggtgaatgcagatatattcagacagacagaatgataaaaataatgtttatcaATTGGTTGCCTCCCCAGAACTGCTTCGAGCTCTACAACCCCAACCACAAAGGTCAGGTCATCAAGGCCTGCAAGACAGAAGCGGACGGGCGCGTTGTCGAGGGCAACCACGTGGTTTACAGGATATCGGCCCCCACGCCGGAGGAGAAGGAAGAGTGGATCAAATCCATCAAGTAAGAGACGCTGTGTTAGTGTGGATCCATTTACACTGAGAGGGCACTTAGCCAAAGCAAGGCTGTTCTCATGTGGGACTTTCTCATGTTTGACCTTGACTGTGAGaaaccagcacacacacacacacacacacacacacactaaaataaCACACACTAAATGTGATTATGTTTCTCACACCTCCACACAGATAACACTCAGAAGTGATTTCTGCTCTGCTGGATAAACTCTCTTCCCTTTGATTAGCGCTCGGCAagcacagaaagacacacacacacacacacacacacacacacacacacacacacacaaacacctgctCAGGCACTATGTATTACTCAGTCTTAGAAGTATTCTGGCAACATCTGATTTGTTGTTTCCAAAATACTGGAAGAAGAGAGGAGTTCCAAGTGGGCCCAGTGAATCATTGATCAGCTTGCTTGTTATTATCCACTTAGCTGCAGCTTCACTGGCAAATATGATCAATAAAACAGCAGAAATCATATTACACAATACTTCAATGCTCTaatgatatttaaaaaagcacTTAGCATTGACATATCTGTGTATCCATTAAGTGAAAGTAATGTTGTTTTGTTGAGTAAGTTGCTGGAAATCTTGTCTGGGTGCTTCATGTACAGTTAAAGTGATGGGTAAGAGGAGAGAGGTGGTCACTTTACTCTGTTAGGGAGAGTCAGTCAATTGACCATTAGATGACACACTGTGTGTACTATACATTTCACACTCCTGTGGCAGGCCTCAGAGCTTTTAGTGCAAAAGCACAAGTGTGATCCAGAAGTGTTTTTGTAGTGCAGTTGCACATCataatgtagtttttttctccAGTCACTGCTGAAACAATAAAGTTCACAAATTGGACTCAGCAGGACAGAGCTGTGCTGCCTCAAAGACACTCTCACGGCAGACTGTCCTGTGgtcagcacacacagacacacacacacacacacacacaacacacacacacacacacacacacacacacacacacaccaacctgaCTCATCTGCATGGCTGGAAATGGCTTGGGGCAACTGTTttgtgaccacacacacacacacacacacacacacacaaccaccacaccaacacacacaaacatattcgTGTATGTGCTGGAAGGCTGTGGGTTACTCTGTGTTATTCCTATCCTAAGTGTGTGTTAGTGATGACACCTAGGTTGTGAAGCTTTGATAACATGGAAGGGCCATGGAGCCACTTAGGAAACTTGGCCTACACAAAATGGCAGGCAAAGTAAGCAACTACATAGTGAAACATTTAGCAACTAAAGAGAGATGTTCCCCTAGAATGGTGTGAGACCAAaaaagagctaaaaggagagtgaatatcaGAGTactcttgctttgccagaccctcctccaaagcgcgctgGAGGAGAGTCAGGCTACTCCACACAGCTTTCAGGGATGGGGGAAAACGTGCtcggtttattggcatttgtttaaaccaatcacattcgtTTTGGGCAGAGCTAAGCACCGGGAAAGCTGTGGTGCCGCTGAAAAATAGGTttagaaggaacttgttttggtgtgtatatatatgtatgtatgtctggtttagatatattatatatatatatatatatatatatatatatatatatatatatatacgtgtgtgtgtactttggataaaagtgtcagctaaatgacctgtaatataatgtatgtaaaaaaagtaaataaaaaaaaatcagaaacaaGTCATCATAGTATTTCCATAAAAAcatgtagtatagtatgtcaaaaaacattataataaagtcatagtatagtatgttgaaaaagtcataaaaatgttatagtatagtatgttgataaaaacgtcttgtgtagtatgttgaaacaaagaattaaaaaagtcatagtatagtatgttaataaaaaatgataacattttgaaaaaagtcatagtattgtatgtccaTAAAAAcatctagtatagtatgtcaaaaaaagtcatgttgtCAGAGCACCCCAGCAGCTCAATGGTTAGGTCGTTTACCAGTAAGTCTCAATCCTGGACACACTGCTGaatctattttatatataatagatatatacACTGCTGAATCTCTtatatgtaaaaaagaaaaagtaatgaaaagttataaaactgtcatagtatagtatgtcgacaaaagtcatagtatactatttCGAAAACACGATTTtaaaaatatagtatgttgaaaaaaatcatcaaaaagtcatagtatggtatgttgataaaagttataaaaatgacAGTATAAGTATGTCGATAAAAATGtctagtgtagtatgtcaaaaaaagtcatagtactgtatgtcaaaaaagtcatagtatagtatgttggaaaaagtcatagtatagtatgttggaaaaagtcatagtatagtatgtcactaaaagtaaaaaaaagtcatagtatagtatgtcactaaaagtaaaaaaagtcatagtatagtatgtcactacaagtaaaaaaagtcatagtacaatatgtcactaaaagtaaaaaagtcatagtatagtatgtcactacaagtaaaaaaagtcatagtatattgtgTCGAAAGAAGTCATAGCGTATGTTGAAATAAgtaaaaaacagtcatagtatagtttgtcaaaaaaagtctttaaaagtcgtagtatagtatgttgaagaaagCCTAAAAGAACATGACAACTCCACACAAAATGGTGGTGATGGTAGTAAAACGTTGAATACAAGCACAAATGTCCTTACAGAGCtcaacattttgatatttgtatgttttttgtaGTTGAAAGTATGCAGTAGTGGGAAGAACGGGATAATAACACTGGGAATGTTACGGAATCAACGTTCACACATTGAGATGTTGAGATATTAATATCACCAGCGAGGGGAGTTTGATTGAAGAGCGGGTTTCAGAGGTGTAACAAATCACTGtaaatgttttctgtgttgATCACGCTGAGAATCAAAGCCAACGGGTTTCTTTCTAGATCCACAACAAAGCATTATGGGTTTTAAAGTAAGATGCACTGACTAATAGACACATGACAGTATAAAGTCCAGTTAGTACACTGAGAAATTACTGGACCTCATCCCACAATACTGGTATGTTCTAAACATCACATATGAATCCTCAGTAACCATGTTTTCAGTAACAGATGTGACAGCATAGGATTTACATGAGCAGTGGAAAACCGTTCAGTTCGACCAGTGATccgtttcctctcctctttccacAGAGCAAGCATCAGCAGGGACCCTTTCTATGACATGCTGGCCACCAGGAAGCGGAGGATAGCCAATAAAAAATGATGCCCGTCCACCTTCAACCACACCTTCCTCGAACACCATGGCTGTGACCAGCAgagtccttgtgtgtgtgtgtatgtgtgttttgtcacGGGGGGAGTCATGAAGGGTCCCCCCCCCGTTGTTTTAGGGCTGGAGGACGAGCAGCACACACAGGTGGGAGTTTTTTTTCGGGACTGAAATGGATCAATGTTATATCCGCGTGAAGAGGGTCTGCATCTGTTCTTGGTTGATGTGAAGGTTTTACATCGGGCACAGACTCTGAACGCTTGCCATGTGCCATTTGGGTGAGACCTTATGAGGGAAGGAGGCACTGTGTGCAAAATCGTTACCATGCTGGATGATAAGAAACGGCCATACAGCCATGACTGGAATCATGGGATATCTTTGCGGCGTGGCTGTGACGAGATTGCCCTCTGCTGGACACATAAGGAATGAATATCCTCCTCACACGGCATTCTTTTCCTCTAGACCGCCTGACTGCTTGGTTGTCTGCTGTCTGCCAAGAAGACTCCCAGATGCCAGTAAACATTTTATTATCTTCTCCTCACATGTCCTTTGACAACTGCCAACAACGTTTTGTAGTATCTTGTAACTACAGAAAGCCTCAAGCTTAAAATCAGCTGGTCTGATTGTTAGCCCTAAAGTGACTGTATCTGTATATGCAAACACTGACTTATTGTAGAAATAGTCTCATATACTAACATTTACAGTACGTGcccttattttctctttgaagGCAAAGGAATTACAGCTCGAGGAATAATACTTTGTGTACATTGACTGGAATGATCCCTTTTAAGTGGCCGCCAGTTTTAAAAAGCTATAAACATCCTCTGTTAAATCTGTAAACGGTCATATTATGTATTGAAAATCCACCTCTGTGttcatttcttttgtatttattttcttaatttgtttAACAAAAGAGGCAGTCCCCGATTTACATTATGCATGTATAGAATATATTGTACatagtttttgtttctttcttcgTTGTGTTTATGTAGCATGTAGATCATAATGTTCGTAGCTATACCCGTtcaccttttttctttcttgttaaCCCTCCAGCAGTTTACAATAGTGGAAGAGGGACTTTGTGCAGCTCTTTGCAGAGCAGTGAAACTTCCTCCCACTGTTATTACTGAAGATCAGATAATACATGTTATATGAAAGAAAAACTCACTATGCTGAGTAGGACAAGAGCGTATAGGACACAAGCAGGTTCAAGACACCTTTAAAAATGAGATACTGGAATTTTCTGAACTCCAATGCTGACTGGAATCTGAAGACTGTTTTCCCAAACAGAGACCAAGACAACATACAGCCCAATCTTTCACTCGCAGGTGGAGGTTTCAACACAGCTTGATCTTAGTTTGGGAAATCTGCCCCTGAATACTTTGATGAAGACTTTGAATAAAATTACATACTGATCAGAAAACAAGttcttgtgtgcatgtgaatTCAGTGAAAAGAGTTCAACTCGCTAAACTTAGGTCTTTGGTTATTTCAAACATGGAAACAGTGTTGTGAATAAAATATAGTCAGCCAAGTCATTTTGCCAATGGctagaaatgtgtgtgtatttaactACACGTGAATACAGAAGAGCGCTATCAGTTTCCATCCACACTTAATGTATCTACATCATAATTTAACGGTAGTGGGAAGTTTGTTTAACAAGAGGCTTGGTTACAATCAATCTATTCCTAGTATATAATACAAAGGCAGACAGGAGCATTTCACAAATCCCTGGCAACTCGGCAGTCACGTCATTAGCATTTCCCCCCGTTCATTTCAATGCAGCTTGTAAACAAAGtcaaagaccaagaaaaattacaatttctgacatgaacaaatgtattttaaggCTTTTACCTTATACAATGTATAAATTCCGACATGCTAAACTAAAAAAGTACAACAGCAGTTTTTTAACTtctgttgggaaaaaaaaaccaaaatattCCTTGCCATAGTTTGTCCAGAGTATGGCCAAAATtaacatggatttttttttctaaaaacaaagcAGAACAAACCAAACATCTACTGATAACCCTGATACAGGAtttttacatataaaaataactgATAGTACAGTCCAAAATTAAATTCACAGTATTTTTTATGACGCTAGAAGACACAAActgtatttttcattaaaaagcaaacacaaaTGGTCCACAGTCATGATAACATAttgtttatgcttttttttttcctcaaatgtttcacaaaaaaaaaaaagaatgtgacAGAGGCATGATCCAGAGAAAAACCTTAGTATCtgtgaaaaagtttaaaaattacATAGTGAATCTTAGGCTTCagagcaaaaatgaaaaaagaaattaactaaaataaaCTGGGAAATGTCCTCAAGTCTGTCCAGGGTTTATGTGGAGTAATCCTCAGTCTGTTCATGAATATCTCCCTCCATTAGTCTGTCCTCTCCCAGTGGGATCAAAggaaaaactcaaaaacatCGCGGCTCTGTAAATATGGTGACATCTTAAACTTGCAGCCAACGTGAAGCCTTTTCTCCTCGGCAGCACGTTTCCCTTtagtttcattttcatttgaagCAGGTGGACATCCACGATGGATGTTTGCAAGTTTTCAAGTCCTGAGTTCCACTGAGCAGCAGCTGAGATGTTTAAGCTCCAggctttgtttgtgttcatacaagtatatatattaatatctTTCATCGTTAATGTCCAATGGGTgatagtttgtttttaaccatAGTTAGTAGAATCACGGCAAATAAATCATTGCcttgaaagaaaaagatttctgaacatttaaaacactttCGTTGtggtaaaaaatacaatatattcCCAACGAAGAAGCACCACGTCAAAACCGTTGTCGATGTCATTCCTCTGCTGTTAAAATGGTGTTGATGTGTCTGAAAGGAGAAAGCAGAGATCTCTGTCAAATCTGTTTGCAGACCTATTAGCTAAACTATTTGCACTTATAATAAGAGTTCCTACTGTTTATTAGCACTGACTGTACCAGAGCATACTGGGATAATCATTAAAAGGGCGCCCACTTACAGTCAGTGTTTCAAGCCACTGGAGAATCCGTGGGAGTCGCCATTGGTTTGGCTATAACCATTTCCTGCAAAACCGGATCAACATTATACATTGACAAGCTGCACAGCAGCATTTTGGTTATTTTGGAGGATGACTGACTGGGGAAAAGCGGTAATACCTTTGTATCCGTTGAGATGGTGAGTTGAACCgtttgtgtgtgaggtgtgGATGGAGGCGAGTAGATGGTCACTGCTGCCATCAGTGTAGTCTGTGCGCCGGCGTTTTTCTGGCGAAAAACCAGTGTCATGTTTCGCGTCCTTGACGTCATGGTAACGCCGCTTGCGGCTCTCCCTCTCCTCACTGCTTCTGTTCTTGTGGCTCCGAGCCGCTCCTGGGCTGTGCTGCTCGGCCTCACTGTCCCGCTgcctcctctttttcttcttcttcctttttgtttCAGCGGCTCTGTCCGAGTCCACTTCGGAGCTTCTagggaaagacagaaaacacacccTGATTATTGTCAATCCACGACTAAATCCAAAACTGACTGAAGAGTCAGGCTTCGTCGACAACTTAAGACAAATATTGTAGGTATAAgttagggctgctcgattttgggaaaaatcataatcacgattattttggtcaatactgaaatcacgattatgtaACACGATTATTTCACAGGACTTTGGAAAcgtgttgcatttattaaaaagacacctttcaacaattcttaaaacattgaacatttatgTACTTTTGaactattaaataaatataaatttcaaatcaatataaaagtatttattcccTGTATTTACTTCCACAATCTCTTTAAAACAAGTAGGCAACATTTTGCAAAATATAACAAATTCCGCAACTCAATCCACGAATATAAAAGGCTGGCCCATCATCCGGCCCCAGCATTAACAGCAATAAGTTAACTAAGACAACAAAAATTATTTAAGTCACCATGTTAGTAGGGTTGCTAAAATAATCTCTTAAATGTTTCTAGCCAGAAACACCAACTGTTAACATATCTGGTTTAAGAGATGAAGCAGGTGACAATGTTCCACTTGTACTAAAGACCTCTCTGAAGAGGAACTTGTAGCTGGAATACTGTTCCCTGACAATGGAGTTGGTTTGGCCTTTTTTGCTTACCaaacgctgctgtggctgccctccttctgccatctttactctcgctaagtttttaaattccagcggGTAACATGCACGCGACCTGCCTCCCTGACAGTGTAGGCTGAAAGCGTTTGGCTTCGGGAGGGGCGGATGTGCGCATGACGTGCATGACGTCAGAACACACAAGGAAATTACAAAANNNNNNNNNNtggcaaaataatcgtttttacTCGATTTTACTATTTTGGTAATCGTTGGGAGCCGAAATTGAAACCAAAACCGAAATTCAATTACTTGCACAGCCCTAGTATAAGTATTTTCATTATTGGTagtatgtaaaatataaaaaatatggagaaaaaaaccaACACCTCTTACAACGTCACAGAACCCAAGttgatgtcttcaaatgtccAATGTCCAAAACTATTGCGTTTACtatgagaaagaaaagcagctaaacaccttgaACCTTGCTTGAAAAATTGCTATGATGATTCATTATAAAAATAGTTGATGTTTTTCTGATTGACTGATTGTTTTAGTCCAAAAATAGTGAGAATGAAATCATGCAGTTTACAATGGAGGATAGTACAATTGATGGTGATCTAACACTAAATGGTTGACAAAGATGCAACACAGAGTAAAGGTGTCACGATTTCAATTTGAAATCGACCGAAATGAAGTCACTATCTCGAACTTCAAAGTAAAAAACTCCGAAGTAAAAAATAATGTCAGTATACGTAGCAACAGCCACTTAATCTTTGCTATTGTTAGCTAACTTTAGCCACCATTAGCTACTGTTCATACCAGGTAAGACTTTAGATGCAAAACCCCTGAGTGAACAGAATTAAGCAACGGTGCATTTGATTACTTATAAGTTTTCATTTGTAAGAGGAAGAATGGGTGATTATTTCACAGACACCACACAGTCTCTCGGTTTAAAGGTCGCATAAAAGTCAAAAGAAACCTCCTCATGCTGGAGGAGGGGTTTTAGAACTGATCTATGAAGTGAATTATTTATTAACCATTGTTGAACCGATTAGTTACAACTTCTAAACCCTTCATAGGGTGCCTTATTCGAATGTGAAGAAGTGAATGGTCATCGCCTAAAACTGCTAataatgtcaataaaaaaaatgtgcaaactccaaaagtgtgtttttaaagtataGTTCCCCCTGGAGTTCAAGACAAGCTTTTATAAAATTACAAAACTCTTTTTTGCCTTGACTAAACAGATTAACCATTTTCTCTTAATGTTTCATGCAGTGCTCCATGATCCAAATGCTCGGAGGATTTGGAGAATCGTGCCACCCACAGCATAGAGGCAAATATAGCGTCAACTCACCTGCTTTCGCGGTGTCTGTCTTGATCCTTtgacttcttctttttcttgctctttttgtgttttttagagCAGCGGGCCTCAGAACTGTCGTCCCTCACCTTGCGATTCTGGTCCTCCCTGTTTGGAGCCGATTCAAACGTGGAGAGACGAGCCCGAGGAGGCGAGTCCTTGGACTTTGTGGAGGTTTCTCCTTCTGTGGCAGGCGAGGAAGACTCCTCCTTTGACGGACAGTAGTCCCTCTCCCTGCCGTTGCAATTGTCCTTCATCACCCGGGGTTCTCGACACTCCTTCTGCCACCGCCCACGACTATGAGACTCTTCACGATAGGGATAACCGTGTCCCCTCCGCTCACGGTCCCAGTCCTCTCTGGACCGGTGGTGATGATAGTGGTGGTAATGGTGAGAACACCTGTCACGATCACGCTCCCTGGGGTGGTGGACGTTCCGCTCCCAGCGACGCTCAGAATCCCAGTCCCTGTAGGAACGATCGTAAGGAGGCATACGATCCCTGTACGAGCGATGGTGGGGATCTCGGGAGTCCCGTCTGTGCCGATGGCGATCACCGTCACTGTCTCCACTCCTGTCCCTGTAGTGTCTCTCCTTGTCgtgtctctccctgtctctgcgCCAGTCAGAGTACAGTCTGTCTCGGTCCCTGTCTCTGGAAGTTTGTCCTTCATTGCCTCTAGAACTGGGCTTGGACTGGTGTTGCTCCTTAGCATCTGTGTGTCTTTCAGTGCCTGCTGACGTATCACTGGTCTGTGGTGAATCCTTTGCTTCCACCCCACCTCTGCTAACCTTCTGTGGAGCTGCAGAGACCCCATTGGTGCTTTGGGAGCAGTCTGGCGGGATGCATAAGGCCGCAGGGTTGCCATGCTGGGCAGAAGAGAAAACAGATTCCCTAGATGTGACAGAATGGGTCTTTGTAGCAGTAGCTGAAGGTAGAGAGCTAACAGAGGCGGATGCTGTAGGCTGAGGCAGGGGTTCAGACACCGTTTTAGCCCTTGTGTCAGGTGTGGGGAGATGTAGGCTTTCACTGGCAGCAGGATGGATACTCTGAGAAGAACTGGCCtgggatgaagaagaagaatgacGGACCTCTTTgctagaaaaaacaaaaacaaaatatataagcAAATAGATATTGCTTGGTATCACACTTTTGAGGTGCAATGTCTGTGTATAgtgtaaaaatgtcagaatcaaGTCAATTCATAAAACTCACTAAtcaaatgtgatgttttaactgcttaaaggtcccatgacacggtgctctttggatgcttttatatagaccttagtggtcccctaatcctgtatctgaagcctctttcccaaaattcagccttggtgcagaattacagccatagagccagtcccacaatgagctttctttagCATGTGTCTTTTCTAAATCTTTTGAGATGGGGGCAAGTTGGAGGCTGGTGGTGTAGCCTTGACCAaatgccactttgcttgtttgaaagccatgaagtctctctctctctcatgggtgggccaaattctctgggcgggcaaagcagagaaaggggaggtaacctttccccttatgacctaaAGGGCAAGATTTCAGAtcgacccatctgagctttcattttctcaaaggcagagcaggatacccagggctcggcttatacctatcgccatttctagccactgggggaccataggcaggctgggggaactcatattaatgttaaaaacctcaaaaagggaaattttcatgccatgggacctttaatatgtAGTTGTCCAGCTCAGTGTTAGAGTGCTAATCTTACCTTGTTTCACTTTGGTCACTATCTAGTCCATCAGCAGCTACAGTAGCTGCACTGGATGAACTGCCATGATTACTgccagagatctgaggagcaaaAACaagatgatttatttattattatcaattTAGACACAACAGTACTGTTCATAAGGttatacatttattataaaGACATAGCCTTACATTTACTTTTTCAGGGACGTTGTGACCATTCACTTTGCGGTGTCCATAATGATGCCCATTTTGATTGGATTTAGACACGCCATTGGTTGGTCCATTTAATCTGTTACCGTTGTGGTGAACTCCCGACTCTCCGTTGGTGGCTTGAGGAGAATTATTAAAGGCCTCTCCCGTTCT
Proteins encoded:
- the usp42 gene encoding ubiquitin carboxyl-terminal hydrolase 42 isoform X3, which produces MISSGDGIDSPQKVLFPPERLNLKWTQVQRIGAGLQNMGNTCFLNSALQCLTYTPPFANYLLTREHSKTCHEPGFCMMCTMQNHIIQVFANSGNVIKPIGVLNELKRIAKHFRYGSQEDAHEFLRYTVDAMQKSCLPGTKLDRQTQATTFIHQVFGGYLRSRVKCLNCKAVSDTFDPFLDITLEIKTAPSVSKALEQFVKPEQLDGENAYKCTKCKKMVTASKRFTIHRSSNVLTLSLKRFANFSGGKITKDVKYSEYLDLQPFMSQSQGEPQVYGLYAVLVHSGFSCHAGHYFCYIKASNGQWYQMNDSSVSVSDIRSVLNQQAYVLFYIKSSDVKKTGDYSHMSHNPGVPGRSSPRPVVIPRINTTVHQNNIGFIGPQLPPHMTKRTLQVNGNGSLRAYPANSKPSTSSSVVGSHGLASSASSISHSISRPTMIPDHDKRQKLSFFIGQSKPNRPSSSSSSFSQPSSAASSSSSSSSSSSLSSSQSTSDVRFVPRQLNHINGTSCRNGNHHTGGNGSSFLVPYGQESSEESDQENSGTLDNGGSAKSRFNGNGRTGEAFNNSPQATNGESGVHHNGNRLNGPTNGVSKSNQNGHHYGHRKVNGHNVPEKVNISGSNHGSSSSAATVAADGLDSDQSETSKEVRHSSSSSQASSSQSIHPAASESLHLPTPDTRAKTVSEPLPQPTASASVSSLPSATATKTHSVTSRESVFSSAQHGNPAALCIPPDCSQSTNGVSAAPQKVSRGGVEAKDSPQTSDTSAGTERHTDAKEQHQSKPSSRGNEGQTSRDRDRDRLYSDWRRDRERHDKERHYRDRSGDSDGDRHRHRRDSRDPHHRSYRDRMPPYDRSYRDWDSERRWERNVHHPRERDRDRCSHHYHHYHHHRSREDWDRERRGHGYPYREESHSRGRWQKECREPRVMKDNCNGRERDYCPSKEESSSPATEGETSTKSKDSPPRARLSTFESAPNREDQNRKVRDDSSEARCSKKHKKSKKKKKSKDQDRHRESRSSEVDSDRAAETKRKKKKKRRQRDSEAEQHSPGAARSHKNRSSEERESRKRRYHDVKDAKHDTGFSPEKRRRTDYTDGSSDHLLASIHTSHTNGSTHHLNGYKGNGYSQTNGDSHGFSSGLKH